From a single Methylacidiphilum kamchatkense Kam1 genomic region:
- a CDS encoding efflux RND transporter permease subunit, whose protein sequence is MAETEIVHHSGNWAGRFIKFFAHSKITPLLILASILLGSFALYQLPREEEPQIIVPIFDVFVSMPGASPQEVEKRIVTNGERIFWQISGVEYVYSTAAPNGALFIVRFKVGEDMEKSLIKLYTKIYSNLDYLPPGASTPLIKTRSIDDVPILALTFYSLKRSPIELRKIVANLRDSINHLADVSETTIIGGRKRQFQIFFDPDKIAKRLLSPQEIFNLVLQTNIRMPSGHIETEPKLIDVEPNSFILTKEDLENLVVGVNQGQVVYLKDVANIVDGPDQEEKEVSLVPGPAWDEKEKLSGEVPAVTLSLAKRKGSNATFLANKILSTIKELQGKILPEDVHFVITRNYGETAADKSNELLKHMGIAIVGVSILIWFALGFRAALVVIVAIPTTLALTLLTFHLFGFTINRVTLFALIFTIGILVDDPIVGIENIVRHIHLATNRGKQLLDIVIGAMEEIVSPLILATMAVIAAILPMAFVGGLMGPYMRPIPIGASAAMIFSMLVSLSVTPWAAHLLLKNIKEAKDKGEDLLTRIYRSIMSPLIYNGFIRFLFLLLLLALLLGSVALIPLKVVRAKMLPFDNKNEFQIILNMPEGTPVEKTREVLEQMAKVVLKIKEVKNVEIQAGTHSPYNFNGLVRHYFLRENPYQGDLQVNLVDKHKRKRQSHDIAESIRKEINAIAWKEKAHAQVAEVPPGPPVLSTLVLEVYGPDFKERRALALKLEQLFRDTAGIIDIATYEEADRPLEKLDIDIVKSSLNGISSELIAQSITTALHGSSPGLAHLQDEPEPVDIIVRLPKEDRSTDHPFLSISLLSRFMRLIPIDHLVTKVMGYQNLSIYHKNLMPVCYVLADVTNEVGSPVYAIIDFQKKLEKITGPDGKPLEILFTHQPINPLSWGVKWDGEWQVTYEVFRDLGTAFAIVLVLIFILVVGWFQSFKTPWAVMLPIPLSLVGILPAHWLTGMFFTATSMIGMIAGAGIVVRNAIILVDFIELRLAHGDKLEEAVIEAGAVRFRPMLLTASSVIVGSSVILFDPIFQGMALSLMAGEIASTLLSRTAVPVFYYLIMKKHKGGEKEKPLPRPVEAKV, encoded by the coding sequence ATGGCAGAAACGGAAATCGTTCATCATTCAGGGAATTGGGCGGGCCGATTTATTAAATTTTTTGCCCATTCGAAAATAACTCCCCTATTAATATTAGCTTCTATCCTTTTAGGAAGTTTTGCGCTCTATCAACTACCTAGAGAAGAAGAACCGCAAATCATCGTGCCTATTTTCGACGTTTTCGTTTCAATGCCTGGAGCCAGCCCTCAGGAAGTGGAAAAAAGAATTGTTACCAATGGAGAAAGGATATTTTGGCAAATTTCTGGCGTCGAATACGTCTATTCTACAGCGGCTCCTAACGGTGCCCTCTTCATCGTTAGGTTCAAGGTAGGCGAAGACATGGAAAAGAGTTTAATCAAACTCTATACCAAAATTTATTCTAACCTTGACTACCTACCTCCGGGTGCTTCTACTCCATTAATTAAAACAAGGTCTATAGATGACGTCCCTATCCTTGCTTTAACCTTCTATAGTCTCAAGCGTTCTCCTATTGAATTAAGAAAAATCGTAGCCAATCTTCGAGACAGCATCAATCATCTAGCCGATGTCTCCGAAACAACCATAATTGGAGGAAGGAAAAGACAATTTCAAATCTTTTTTGATCCTGATAAAATCGCTAAAAGACTGCTTTCTCCTCAGGAAATTTTCAATCTCGTCCTTCAAACCAACATTCGAATGCCTTCAGGGCACATCGAAACCGAACCGAAGCTCATCGATGTGGAACCAAATTCCTTTATTCTCACTAAAGAAGATTTAGAAAATCTCGTTGTGGGCGTTAACCAGGGACAAGTCGTTTATTTAAAAGATGTCGCTAACATTGTGGATGGGCCAGACCAAGAAGAAAAAGAGGTCAGTCTTGTGCCTGGTCCTGCTTGGGATGAAAAAGAGAAGCTTTCTGGAGAAGTTCCCGCAGTCACCCTTTCGCTAGCAAAAAGAAAGGGATCCAATGCTACCTTTCTGGCTAATAAAATCCTAAGCACGATCAAAGAACTACAAGGTAAAATTCTGCCTGAGGACGTCCATTTCGTCATAACAAGGAATTACGGAGAAACTGCAGCCGATAAATCCAACGAACTTCTCAAACACATGGGCATAGCCATTGTCGGAGTTAGTATCCTCATTTGGTTTGCCCTTGGGTTTAGAGCCGCACTGGTCGTCATCGTTGCTATTCCAACAACGCTTGCATTAACCTTATTAACCTTTCATTTATTCGGTTTTACGATTAATCGGGTCACCCTTTTTGCCCTTATTTTTACTATCGGAATCCTCGTCGATGATCCTATCGTCGGTATCGAAAATATCGTCCGTCATATCCACTTAGCTACTAACAGAGGCAAACAACTACTCGATATTGTCATCGGTGCTATGGAAGAAATAGTCAGCCCTCTTATTTTAGCCACCATGGCAGTGATCGCAGCCATTTTACCTATGGCCTTTGTTGGTGGACTAATGGGGCCTTATATGCGACCAATCCCCATAGGAGCAAGTGCCGCAATGATCTTCTCTATGCTGGTCTCTCTTTCAGTGACGCCATGGGCAGCGCACCTTTTGCTCAAAAATATAAAAGAAGCTAAAGACAAAGGAGAAGATCTGTTGACCCGTATCTACCGTAGTATCATGAGCCCACTTATATACAATGGCTTTATTCGCTTTCTTTTTCTTCTTTTACTTCTTGCGCTCCTTCTTGGCTCCGTCGCTCTTATTCCTTTAAAAGTCGTTCGGGCTAAAATGCTTCCTTTCGATAATAAAAACGAATTTCAGATTATTCTCAACATGCCCGAAGGAACTCCTGTAGAGAAGACAAGGGAAGTCCTCGAACAAATGGCCAAAGTTGTCTTGAAAATTAAAGAAGTCAAAAATGTAGAGATTCAGGCTGGGACCCATTCCCCGTATAATTTTAACGGTCTGGTCCGACATTATTTTCTGCGAGAAAACCCTTATCAAGGCGATCTCCAGGTCAACCTAGTCGATAAACACAAAAGAAAAAGGCAAAGTCATGACATAGCAGAAAGTATCCGCAAAGAAATTAATGCCATTGCCTGGAAAGAAAAGGCGCACGCTCAGGTTGCTGAAGTGCCTCCTGGTCCTCCTGTTTTGTCGACTCTGGTATTAGAAGTATATGGTCCAGACTTTAAAGAACGAAGGGCTTTAGCCCTCAAGCTAGAACAACTCTTTAGAGATACAGCCGGAATTATTGATATTGCCACTTATGAAGAAGCCGATCGACCTTTAGAAAAGCTAGATATAGACATCGTGAAATCTTCGCTCAACGGTATTTCTTCAGAATTAATTGCTCAGTCCATTACGACTGCACTGCATGGCTCCAGTCCCGGATTAGCTCACTTACAGGACGAACCCGAACCAGTCGATATCATTGTCCGATTGCCGAAAGAAGACCGATCCACAGACCATCCTTTCCTTTCCATTTCCCTGCTTTCTAGGTTCATGCGCCTGATCCCAATCGACCATTTAGTCACCAAAGTAATGGGCTATCAAAACCTTTCTATCTACCACAAAAACCTGATGCCTGTTTGTTATGTCCTTGCTGACGTCACCAACGAAGTAGGCAGCCCGGTTTATGCAATCATCGATTTTCAAAAGAAGCTAGAAAAAATTACGGGACCGGATGGGAAACCTTTAGAAATTCTTTTTACCCATCAACCTATTAATCCCCTTTCTTGGGGAGTAAAATGGGATGGGGAATGGCAGGTAACCTATGAAGTATTTAGAGACCTTGGCACTGCTTTCGCTATTGTTTTAGTCCTCATTTTCATTCTGGTTGTGGGTTGGTTTCAGTCTTTTAAAACACCTTGGGCGGTTATGCTGCCTATTCCCCTCTCTCTTGTTGGCATCCTGCCTGCTCATTGGCTTACCGGCATGTTTTTTACTGCTACCTCGATGATTGGTATGATTGCGGGGGCTGGAATCGTCGTGAGAAACGCCATTATCCTTGTTGACTTTATAGAACTGCGGCTGGCTCACGGTGATAAGCTAGAAGAAGCAGTCATCGAAGCGGGAGCAGTGCGTTTTAGACCCATGCTTTTAACCGCTTCTTCCGTGATCGTTGGTAGCTCGGTCATCCTGTTTGATCCCATATTCCAAGGAATGGCTTTATCTTTGATGGCTGGTGAAATCGCTTCCACCCTACTCTCTAGAACAGCTGTCCCGGTATTCTATTACCTCATCATGAAAAAGCACAAAGGCGGAGAAAAAGAAAAGCCTCTGCCCAGACCGGTCGAAGCTAAAGTCTAA
- a CDS encoding YgaP family membrane protein, translating into MSVERKVRALAGSLVIISLLLSLVSKWWLLLTAFVGLNLFQSAFSGFCPAEMVLKKLEEKKATTSHKEAHS; encoded by the coding sequence ATGAGTGTCGAAAGAAAAGTTAGAGCCTTAGCTGGAAGTCTTGTGATTATCAGTCTATTGCTTTCTTTAGTGAGCAAGTGGTGGCTTCTGCTTACTGCTTTTGTTGGCTTGAATTTGTTTCAATCAGCTTTTAGCGGATTTTGCCCCGCAGAAATGGTCTTGAAGAAACTCGAAGAAAAGAAGGCTACCACTTCTCATAAAGAAGCACATTCTTAA